Within the Vibrio sp. DW001 genome, the region GCATACATGATCGTAATTGATCGACATAGTCTACGTCACCGTACACTGCTCGGATCTCCAAAAACACACTGATATTAAGCAAACGTTCATACTCTGGATTGTCTACCCATTTCTTATAATACTCTTTCCATACTGTTATCGGTTGGCACCATTTTCTATTCGCTGCCATAAACTTTCCAGGGCACAAAGGATAAGCACATGCAGCAAGTCCATTACATACATACATAGCAAAGTGATGAAAGTAGAGCCTGTCTGATTCGGACGCATTTTCCTCTAACACGAGCGCGCTATCTTGGTCTGAAAGCATATGTACTTCATTTCTGGCATGTGACCCCGCGACCAACCATGCAAAATTGCATGGCGGTGCGCCAAACTGCTCAATCGCTATCTGTATAAGTCTTCTAGTACATGCGTCCATAATCATAGTCATCACTTTGCCTATAATTTCAACGGAGACTTTTCCCTCTACCAGCGCTTCAAATATTGCTTGTCGTTCGGGGTTTAATTTAGCCAATGCAGTGACATTTTCTGAATATTTGATTTTTTCGATAAGAAATATTGCTTGAACTCGATGATTCTGTACCAAATGTGACGTAGTCAGAAGACCAACAATTCTTCCGTCATCAACCACGGGAAGATTACGAATGTTGAACTGCATCATTACGGAGGCGGCGTGCAATACTAGATCGGTGGGTTTTACCGTAAGCGGTGATAAGGTCATGACATCTGATATAGGCCGAGAGATCGGTACCCCGTGAGCAATCACTCTTTTGGTCATGTCTCTATCTGTAATGATACCGACAATTTTTCCATGTTCAACGACAACCGCAGACGAGGAGCGTTTTGCAATTCTCATTTCTGCTGCAACATGTTGGATTGTCATTTGAGCGTCTACGACGGCAACCTTATCGCTCGCAACCTCAGAAACGCGCTTGATGAATAGTCCTTTTTCTTTGTTTGACCAAACCACATCCAATGCAGACTTTAAACGTACTTGAGCTTGAGAGGCAAAATGCTCGGCATATTCTGGATGTAAATCAAAAAGAGTAAGTAACGTATTGTGCGGTATAAGATAAAGTAGCGTGTTTTCAATCGCTGTCGCGCTATACCTTCCTTGTTCCTCAGCCCTTTCGTCCAAAAAGGTAAAGCCAAATAGGTCTTCTGAACCTAATCTCGCCCGTAGCACACCATTCTTTAGTCTTTGTTCAACCGAACCAGTCCTGATGATATAAAGATACCTGTTCTCTTTATCTTCCATATCAATCACCTCTCCTATTCCAAGATAAGTAATCTGGATCTGTAATGAGAGTTCTCTAACAATTGTGATAGGAAGCTTATCAAAGGGGTCAGTTTGAGCAATAAACTGAACGATATTAGGTAATAAGGTTTCTGGCATATTAAGTTATCGATTTATGATTCTATTTTGTATTATTATATACTCAAGTGTTCAATTAATCACTAGTGTTACTTTCATGATATCGAGATAATTTATGCAAAAAAGAATTCATCACTCACATGAAACACGCACCCATAGATGCGGTAAACAGAGTCATGCCTATGATCATCCCAATAGAGATAACAATGGATAAAAATAGTGGCGTGTAGATCAACAACAGAGCAGTCATATCCATTATTATACCCAACATCAATAGTATTAAGTTGAATACAAAATTGGACAATACGACATGTTAGATAGAGTAATGGCTTAATAACA harbors:
- a CDS encoding DUF294 nucleotidyltransferase-like domain-containing protein; this translates as MPETLLPNIVQFIAQTDPFDKLPITIVRELSLQIQITYLGIGEVIDMEDKENRYLYIIRTGSVEQRLKNGVLRARLGSEDLFGFTFLDERAEEQGRYSATAIENTLLYLIPHNTLLTLFDLHPEYAEHFASQAQVRLKSALDVVWSNKEKGLFIKRVSEVASDKVAVVDAQMTIQHVAAEMRIAKRSSSAVVVEHGKIVGIITDRDMTKRVIAHGVPISRPISDVMTLSPLTVKPTDLVLHAASVMMQFNIRNLPVVDDGRIVGLLTTSHLVQNHRVQAIFLIEKIKYSENVTALAKLNPERQAIFEALVEGKVSVEIIGKVMTMIMDACTRRLIQIAIEQFGAPPCNFAWLVAGSHARNEVHMLSDQDSALVLEENASESDRLYFHHFAMYVCNGLAACAYPLCPGKFMAANRKWCQPITVWKEYYKKWVDNPEYERLLNISVFLEIRAVYGDVDYVDQLRSCMHNKIASNREFLGMLVRDATSVHPPLGIFNSLVLDKGGNNKKTLNIKKYALNLIIDLARIYGLSVKSELTGTEERFLYANKQEVLSDNAYKNIIGAYQFISQYRFSHQLNALKNGAEPDNHISPDLFGSFERKHLKDAFRIISELQESAKLRFGNL